The sequence CAGTTGAAACAAGATCAACCGTATAAACCAACCGTTCCGATTTATAATTGGCTTGAACAGTCGTAGAAAGGATGGTTACATGTTAACGAAGCAGCAAATTCGCTACTGTTTAGATGAAATTGCAAACATGTTCCCAAACGCGCATTGTGAGCTCGTTCACCGCAATCCGTTTGAACTATTAATTGCTGTTGTATTATCGGCGCAATGTACTGATGCGCTCGTTAATAAGGTGACGAAGCAACTATTTGAAAAATATAAAACACCAGAAGATTACGTCTCTGTTCCGCTAGAAGAGCTTCAACAAGATATACGTTCGATCGGACTATATCGGAATAAAGCGAAAAATATTCAACAACTATGTCGTATATTAATTGAACAATATAACGGAGAAGTGCCAAAAAATCGTGATGAATTAATGAAGCTTCCAGGCGTCGGACGGAAAACAGCGAACGTCGTCGTATCGGTTGCATTCGGTGTTCCCGCGATTGCTGTTGATACGCATGTCGAACGTGTCAGCAAACGACTTGGCATTTGTCGTTGGAAGGATTCTGTGCTAGAAGTAGAAGAAACGCTAATGAAAAAAATTCCGAAAGAAGAATGGTCGGTGACCCATCATCGCCTTATTTTTTTTGGGCGCTATCATTGTAAAGCGCAATCACCAAAATGTGACGTTTGTCCATTACTTCATCTTTGTCGTGAAGGAAAAAAACGGATGAAAGGAAAGATGTAAATGATCGTTCCAAAAACGTTTCAACATCCGCTCTTTTTTTCGGCCGATTTCATTGATACCCATACGTTTCAACCGTTCCCGATGATGATGAAGCATGTGCCATTTTATTACGATATAACGCAAAAAGAAGAGCCTTGGCAACAAAAAGAATGCGCGCTTCCTGCCATATTTCAACTTTGGGAAGAAGAAAAGCGTGAACTCGCCCCGTTATTTGCAGCGCGTCAAGCGAACAAAGCAAAAGAGGGGATCGTTTGGGGAATAAGCTACTTTTTATGTGCGTTACATTGGCTTAATGAACGAGCAGTGAGCAACGTATACGAATGGGAAAAGGAAGTTCAGTCGCTCCCGCTTCGTCCGTTAAATGTTGTGGATCGACTTTCGTTTATTTTCGTCCGTCCTACTCTTCACCATTCTTTTGTGCAATTAGATGAACTATTTACCGAGCTTATGAAGCTATTTTATAAACAAATGGCTCAACAAAAAAGAGACTGAGGATGCACTCAGTCTCTTTTCTTACTTACTGTAGTTGAGCAATTTTCGTTACAATAATTACCATTTAAAAAGAGACAAACAGGGTACCCCTTATGCCACGTGGAGCTGTTTTTTCACGGTATCAATGGGAATATTTTGTTTTGCTGCACGATAAATGAACTCCACGAGGCTATGTCCTTTTCTCTTGCGCAGGAGATCGAGCCCATCCGAAAAATCACTGTTAGACTCGAACATGCTGTACACATACGCAAGTTGCACCAAGATCCAATACCGTTTCACCGCCCGACGCCCGCGAACGCGGTATCCATCGAGTTTCAGCTGGTCTTTCGCTTGACGGAAAAAACATTCGATCGACCAACGTGCAGCATAGTAGCGCAAGATCTCTTCATCGCTTAGCTCGCGATCGGTGCTCAAGACGCAATGAAGATGTTTCGGCGTCATCGGCTGATCGGCTTTCCATGCGAGCAGCACCACGGCATCCTTGAGACCGTTCAGAGCGCCTTCGTAGCGATACACCCGATAACGCTCTTTTCCCACCGTGACGAGGCGGGTATCCCGTGGCTCCATAGATTTGGCAAATTCCTTTGCTTGAATGGCCGTCCCTTTTGGATAGAGAATCCGATTCGTCTTCAGCATCGCGATGACGTGGAACCCTTTTTTCAAGCAGGCTCCCACGAGGGTTTTCGATGGATACCAAGAGTCCATGAGCACATAAACGGGGCGACTCACATCCAACGAAGAAAGCATCTCGATCGCGAGTTCCCCTTTGCTTTTCCCCGCCGTCTTGTCGTAGAGGCGAAAGGCAAAAGGAAACGCTTGGGTCATCGTATGAACCATGAGCCAAACGAGAGAATGTCCCCAGATCGACTTTTTCTCTGCGTGAGAATAGTGCCAATCACACCCTTGAATGGCGTGTGTTGCCCGTGACGAGGGCTTCGTTTTTTGGCAAATCGTATCATCGATCGAAACAAAAATGGGTTGATTCTCTCGTTTCGAGCTGCGTTCGACACGATGAAGCACCCACTGTTGGAGTTTGCGAAGCAGCGTCTCTTCCTCCCATGGGCTTTTCGTGAAAAAATGGCTCAGTGTCGTGCGATGGTTCGGATGAAAACTCCCATGATGTAGATCGGTCAGCGTTCCCGAAAAGCCCTTTGTAATCATCGCATCCACGATATGAACGAGATGCTTCATGACAGGTTTCGAGAAATAAAGGGCCAACCCCAACATCGTCAAAAACTTGTGGATTCCTTGGTGATGTGCTAATCTATTCATGAGACATGAACCTCCTTGTGAATGGTTTGTTGGCACATCTATTCTAACCAAGGAATCGGGTTCATGTCTTCTTTTTTGTTTGGTTGTAAATTTATGTTAGTAAATTTGCTCATCTACAGTTACTTATTGATTATTCGTTGTTCCACCGCTATTTCCATTTCGTTGTTGATTGTTCGTTCCCGACGAATTTGTTGATGAATTGTTATTCGGATTTGTTGGATTTGTCGGGTTTGTTGGATTTGTCGGGTTTGTTGGATTTGTCGGGTTTGTTGGTGTTCCCGGATCGCTCGGATTTGTTGGCGTCTCTGGATTGCTTGGGTTTGGCTCGCTCGGGTTTGTTGGCGTCTCCGGACTTTCTCCGTTTCCCGGTTGTTCCGGTGATTCATTTTCACTCGGTTGTTCCGGTGATTCATTTTCACTCGGTTGTTCCGGTTCTTCTTTCGGAATTTGCACAAGTGCTGTAGCAGGTGCGCTTTGTGTGCCATCTGCTGTGACAACGTATACTTCAAATAAGTACACCGAACCTTCTTTTGCCTCAACGGTTAGTTGTGAGTCTTTTGTTGTTGCAATAACGGTCGGTTTACGGCCATCTACTGTCTGCCTTACTTCAAACGACACATCTTTTTCAGGATCGATCGTGTATGACCACGATAATGAAATCATTTGTGTCGCTGGATCGTATTGTGCGCGCAAGTCTTTTACTGGTTCGACGACTTCTGGCTTATCTTCAGCTACTTCTGTCGGTTCTTCATAACCGCGCACGAAATATTCATACGTAATTTCATTTTCTGGCGTATATTCATTTGCTAGTTTCGGAGGATTCGTTCCCTTTTTCACCGCCAGTTTCACGACGCTTTTCGGTTGTTTAAAATCACCGCCACTGCCGTCGTCAATATGGGAAATGACGCGTTTAAACAACTGTTTCGCATATTGTTGTTCAGGCTTCGATAAATACGCTTCGCTACTTTTTTTACTAAAACCGGTCCAAATGGCAGCCGTATAGTTTGGCGTATAGCCAACAAACCAGCTGTCAGGAACTGAACCTCTCTCAAGCCCGTATTTCCGACGATCTTTTTCATCATAGTTTGTCGTTCCTGTTTTTCCAGCGACATGAAGACCTGGTACGTTTGCTGCTCTCCCTGATCCAGATTGCACGGCCGTTTTTAACATGTCAGTAATCATAAACGCCGTATAGTCTTTCATCGCCACCTTTGGTTCTGGACGAAGGTCCATTTCTGTTCCATCTGGAAACACAACTTTTTTTACGGCATGTGGTTCAATGTAAGTGCCTCCGTTTCCGAATGCGCTATATGCACCGGCCATTTGGAGTGGAGAGACGCCTTTGCCGACGCCACCAACCGCATATGCTTCATGCATTTCTTCAAAGCCCATGCCAAGTTTATTTGCAAATTGTTTTGCCCGCTCTAAGCCGACTTCTTGGAGCGCTTTTAATGCCGGGATGTTACGTGAACGAGCGAGGGCAGTACGCATCGACATTTGACCTTCGTATTTGCCGTCCCAGTTTTTAATTGGTGTACCGTCCGAATATTGATATGGTTCATCTTTTAATTGATGGTACGTCGACCATTTCAAATATTCAATGGCAGGACCATAGTCAACAATTGGTTTAATTGTCGAACCAGGCTGTTTTCGTGTATCCGTTGCATAGTTAAATCCGAACGTGACACCTTCTTCTTTTTTCCGACCGCCGCCAAGCGCGCGAATTTCTCCTGTTTTCGTATCTAAAACCGCAATGCCAGCTTGGAAATCGGCCTTGTTTGTGCGAATGA comes from Anoxybacillus flavithermus and encodes:
- the nth gene encoding endonuclease III produces the protein MLTKQQIRYCLDEIANMFPNAHCELVHRNPFELLIAVVLSAQCTDALVNKVTKQLFEKYKTPEDYVSVPLEELQQDIRSIGLYRNKAKNIQQLCRILIEQYNGEVPKNRDELMKLPGVGRKTANVVVSVAFGVPAIAVDTHVERVSKRLGICRWKDSVLEVEETLMKKIPKEEWSVTHHRLIFFGRYHCKAQSPKCDVCPLLHLCREGKKRMKGKM
- a CDS encoding YpoC family protein yields the protein MIVPKTFQHPLFFSADFIDTHTFQPFPMMMKHVPFYYDITQKEEPWQQKECALPAIFQLWEEEKRELAPLFAARQANKAKEGIVWGISYFLCALHWLNERAVSNVYEWEKEVQSLPLRPLNVVDRLSFIFVRPTLHHSFVQLDELFTELMKLFYKQMAQQKRD
- a CDS encoding IS701 family transposase, translated to MNRLAHHQGIHKFLTMLGLALYFSKPVMKHLVHIVDAMITKGFSGTLTDLHHGSFHPNHRTTLSHFFTKSPWEEETLLRKLQQWVLHRVERSSKRENQPIFVSIDDTICQKTKPSSRATHAIQGCDWHYSHAEKKSIWGHSLVWLMVHTMTQAFPFAFRLYDKTAGKSKGELAIEMLSSLDVSRPVYVLMDSWYPSKTLVGACLKKGFHVIAMLKTNRILYPKGTAIQAKEFAKSMEPRDTRLVTVGKERYRVYRYEGALNGLKDAVVLLAWKADQPMTPKHLHCVLSTDRELSDEEILRYYAARWSIECFFRQAKDQLKLDGYRVRGRRAVKRYWILVQLAYVYSMFESNSDFSDGLDLLRKRKGHSLVEFIYRAAKQNIPIDTVKKQLHVA
- a CDS encoding penicillin-binding protein 1A, encoding MANYRSRTERKQAEQKKQRPRKRGRSIMKKIVLIMLLIMTIGMFSGVAAFAWMIKDAPPLDETLLRDPLASIIYDGNGQKVVELGQQKRIYVSYNDIPKVLEQAVLATEDARFYKHHGFDIVRFFGAVLANVREGFGAEGGSTITQQVVKLSFLTPEKTIKRKVQELWLAIQLEKKYSKQEILEMYLNKIYYSSRSYGVAKAAETYFGKSDLSQLTLPEAALLAGIPQSPNNYNPFTHPEAAEKRRNTVLSLMAKHGFISKEEAEEAKKVPVQSLLTENKQQSDIPYDSFIDQVIDEVTEKTGLDVFTAGLHIYTTLDPNAQSYVEELLNSDEVIRTNKADFQAGIAVLDTKTGEIRALGGGRKKEEGVTFGFNYATDTRKQPGSTIKPIVDYGPAIEYLKWSTYHQLKDEPYQYSDGTPIKNWDGKYEGQMSMRTALARSRNIPALKALQEVGLERAKQFANKLGMGFEEMHEAYAVGGVGKGVSPLQMAGAYSAFGNGGTYIEPHAVKKVVFPDGTEMDLRPEPKVAMKDYTAFMITDMLKTAVQSGSGRAANVPGLHVAGKTGTTNYDEKDRRKYGLERGSVPDSWFVGYTPNYTAAIWTGFSKKSSEAYLSKPEQQYAKQLFKRVISHIDDGSGGDFKQPKSVVKLAVKKGTNPPKLANEYTPENEITYEYFVRGYEEPTEVAEDKPEVVEPVKDLRAQYDPATQMISLSWSYTIDPEKDVSFEVRQTVDGRKPTVIATTKDSQLTVEAKEGSVYLFEVYVVTADGTQSAPATALVQIPKEEPEQPSENESPEQPSENESPEQPGNGESPETPTNPSEPNPSNPETPTNPSDPGTPTNPTNPTNPTNPTNPTNPTNPNNNSSTNSSGTNNQQRNGNSGGTTNNQ